In the genome of Salvelinus sp. IW2-2015 unplaced genomic scaffold, ASM291031v2 Un_scaffold1453, whole genome shotgun sequence, one region contains:
- the LOC112070893 gene encoding trafficking protein particle complex subunit 3, whose protein sequence is MSRQSNRTTDGKKMNSELFTLTYGALVTQLCKDYENDEEVNKQLDKMGYNIGVRLIEDFLARSSIGRCQDFRETADVIAKVTGTSLSQSEHDHGTLPEKRGKGEERGGRKDEERNRQGKRKGQGEREREEGEGGGERELGKRLREGGLRGALEMVRRGRVCVYSNLLCGVLRGALEMVQMAVDVKFAQDTLRGDNVTEIRMKFIKRMEENLPAGDE, encoded by the exons ATGTCAAGGCAATCCAACCGAACCACAGACGGCAAGAAGATG aACTCAGAGCTGTTCACTCTGACGTACGGAGCCCTGGTAACCCAGCTATGTAAGGACTATGAGAACGACGAGGAGGTCAACAAACAGCTGGATAAGAT GGGATATAATATCGGAGTGCGTCTCATCGAAGACTTCTTGGCGCGCTCCAGCATTGGGAGGTGTCAGGATTTCAGAGAAACGGCCGATGTCATCGCTAAGGTAACGGGAACGTCCCTGAGCCAATCAGAGCATGACCATGGAACCCTCCCAGAAAAGAGAGGCAAGGGGGAAGAAAGGGGGGGAAGAAAAGATGAAGAAAGAAACagacagggaaagagaaaaggacagggggagagagaaagagaagagggggagggagggggagaaagagagctgggaaaaagactgagggaaggaggt CTCCGAGGAGCTCTGGAGATGGTAAggagggggagggtgtgtgtgtactccAACCTGCTGTGTGGGGTACTCCGAGGAGCTCTGGAGATG gtacagATGGCAGTGGATGTGAAGTTTGCTCAGGACACCCTGAGAGGAGACAATGTCACAGAGATCCGCATGAAGTTCATCAAGAGGATGGAGGAGAACCTTCCGGCCGGAgatgagtga